Proteins encoded in a region of the Dendropsophus ebraccatus isolate aDenEbr1 chromosome 11, aDenEbr1.pat, whole genome shotgun sequence genome:
- the PNPLA4 gene encoding patatin-like phospholipase domain-containing protein 4 isoform X4, which produces MKHLNLSFAAAGFLGIYHLGAASAFLKHGQNMLNSVKVFAGASAGSLVATVLLTAPHKIQESKDFLYTFSEDFRRRIPGVVKPRYDFMKNLREGIETILPAQAHEIAENRLYVSITKSKSLENCLVSSFASREELIKIPMQCEISNNVNVYGSSVNCASPTFSECLRWEGRHGLSTGIPAV; this is translated from the exons atgaagcactTGAATCTGTCCTTTGCAGCTGCTGGATTTCTTGGGATTTACCACTTGGGGGCAGCATCTGCTTTTTTAAAACATGGTCAAAACATGTTGAATTCTGTAAAGGTTTTTGCTGGAGCTTCAGCTGGATCCCTGGTTGCTACAGTTCTTTTAACGGCTCCACACAAAATCCAG GAAAGTAAGGATTTCCTCTACACATTCTCTGAAGATTTTAGAAGGCGGATTCCTGGAGTGGTTAAACCAAGATATGATTTCATGAAAAACTTAAG GGAAGGCATAGAAACAATTCTACCTGCTCAGGCTCATGAGATAGCTGAGAATCGTCTCTACGTATCAATCACAAAGTCTAAAAGCTTAGAAAATTGCTTGGTTTCAAGTTTTGCCTCTAGAGAAGAGCTCATTAAG ATACCGATGCAGTGTGAAATAAGCAATAACGTCAACGTCTATGGGAGTTCCGTAAACTGCGCCAGCCCCACTTTTTCAGAATGCCTACGCTGGGAGGGACG gCATGGACTTTCCACTGGCATCCCAGCAGTTTAA